A region of Curvibacter sp. AEP1-3 DNA encodes the following proteins:
- the fdx gene encoding ISC system 2Fe-2S type ferredoxin encodes MPIIKILPHPEYCPDGAEVKAAPGTSICEALLENGIAIEHACDMSCACTTCHVIVREGLGSLNEAEETEEDLLDRAWGLEPQSRLSCQAYLAQQDLVVQIPKYSINHAKENH; translated from the coding sequence ATGCCTATCATCAAGATCCTTCCACACCCAGAGTACTGCCCGGACGGCGCGGAAGTGAAAGCCGCACCAGGCACTTCCATTTGTGAAGCGCTGCTGGAAAACGGTATCGCTATCGAGCATGCCTGCGACATGAGCTGTGCCTGTACGACCTGCCATGTCATCGTGCGCGAGGGCTTGGGCTCTTTGAATGAAGCCGAAGAGACAGAAGAAGATCTGCTGGACCGGGCATGGGGCTTGGAGCCCCAATCCCGTCTGAGCTGCCAGGCTTATCTGGCGCAGCAGGATCTGGTGGTGCAGATTCCCAAGTACTCGATCAATCACGCCAAAGAGAACCACTGA
- the dnaQ gene encoding DNA polymerase III subunit epsilon, translating into MRQIVLDTETTGFYANHPDSPDRMVEIGCVELVNRKLTGNNLHFYLNPGRDSDEGALRVHGLTTQFLSDKPRFEEIAQQLVDYVAGAEIIIHNAPFDLSFLDMELGRTGRKPFKTCVAGVLDTLVMAKEMFPGKRNSLDALCDRLEVDNSGRTLHGALLDAELLADVYINMTRGQDALLMESSAPQEAGIVVEQLDLRSIQLPVLEANAQEMAAHEDVLSQLDKSSGGKTVWKLMA; encoded by the coding sequence ATGCGCCAAATTGTTCTGGACACGGAAACCACGGGTTTTTACGCAAACCATCCGGACAGCCCGGATCGCATGGTGGAAATTGGCTGCGTGGAATTGGTCAACCGCAAGCTGACTGGCAACAACCTCCATTTCTACTTGAACCCGGGGCGGGATAGTGACGAGGGAGCGCTGCGTGTCCACGGTTTGACCACACAGTTTCTGAGCGACAAGCCGCGTTTTGAAGAGATTGCACAGCAACTGGTGGACTACGTTGCCGGCGCTGAAATCATCATTCACAACGCGCCTTTTGACTTGTCATTTCTTGACATGGAACTGGGGCGCACCGGCCGTAAACCCTTCAAGACTTGCGTAGCAGGCGTGCTGGACACCTTGGTCATGGCCAAGGAAATGTTTCCCGGCAAACGCAACAGCCTGGATGCCTTGTGCGACCGCCTGGAAGTCGACAACTCCGGCCGCACATTGCACGGCGCTTTGCTGGATGCCGAGTTGCTGGCGGATGTTTACATCAACATGACGCGCGGGCAGGATGCCCTGCTCATGGAGAGCAGTGCGCCTCAGGAAGCCGGCATTGTGGTCGAGCAGCTCGACTTGCGCAGTATCCAACTCCCGGTGCTCGAAGCCAATGCGCAGGAAATGGCTGCGCACGAGGATGTCCTCAGTCAGCTCGACAAATCCAGTGGAGGAAAAACCGTCTGGAAGCTGATGGCCTGA